The nucleotide sequence GCCATGCTGCCGATCAGGGCGGGATAGGCCGGCAGGTGATAGACCGCGACCGCGACATGATAGAGCGGCGACGTGCCCATGAAATACTGGCCGAAGCCCTTGCGCAGCCGGCCGGTCCAGATGCCCTTGTGACTGGCGCCTTGCGGCCGCAGATGGATGAAGCGCAGCGCCTCGCTGTCGATGCTCTCGGCGATCCAGCCGAGCATGCGGCAGCGGTGGCAGTCGATGCCGTCCCACATCACCTGGCGCACGAAGCCGCCGATCTCCTGGAAGCAGGCGACGCGATAGAATTTGGTCATGCCGACCGACATCTCGTCGCCGCAGACCTCCGGCTGCAGCGCGCCGGTCTGCGGATGGACGAACCACGGCTTGCCCGAGGTGGTTCCGACTCGCGGATCCGCCTCCATCCGCTCCATCAGCAGCTCGAAATAGCGCGCGGGCAGATCGAGGTCCATGTCGAGCTTGCAGACATAGTCGAAATCCTCGAGCCGCACCGTGTCGAGCCCGGCATAGAAGGCTTCGATCACGCCAGGCCCGACCTTGCGTCCGCCGCGATCGGCGCGGCGCACGACGCGCAGATAGGGCAGGCGCTGGGCATATTCGTCGAGGATTTGCGGCGTGTCGTCGCTCGATCCGTCGTCGACGACGATCCACAGTGCCGGCGGCACCGATTGCGCCGCGACGCTGTCGAGCGTTCGGCGAAGATAGTCGGCCTCGTCCCGGCACGGCGAGATCAGCAGGTAGCGGCGCGATGGCGTCACGTCTCAATCCTTCCGTCGAAAGCCGCGGCGACCGACTGGCTTTCAATAAATTAAATAACGATTTAATATTATGTCGCGGCGCGTGTCAAAATCATGGTGATTTTAAATCGGCGCAGCCTCGGCGGACTGGCCGAGCCTGCTGACGCGGAAAGGGCTGGTGGCATGGGCGTCGTGAACAGAACAGCTCTCCGCGCCGCGTTCCTGGCGGCGCTGGCGATCTCTCGGCCTGCCGGCTGCCGGGCCGAAGCCGCGCAGCCGGCGACATCACTGCAACCAGCATCGGCCGTGACATTGTTGCCGGCAGATCGCGTGGCCGTTTGGACGCCGGGCCTGATGTCAGCAGGTGGGATTCCGAACCGCACCACCATCTATCGAACATTGTCGCCCAGCGGAGCCGACGACACCGCCGCGATTCAGGCGGCGCTCTATGCCGCGCCGATCGGGCAGGTGGTGATGCTCGGACCTGGCACGTTCATTCTGAGCGAGCCGCTGTTGATCAATCGTCCGGTCACGCTCCGCGGCTCGGGTGCCGGTACGACCAGGCTCGTCAAGCCAAACGGCGCAAGGGCGAGAACGTCTGCAGTCCTCGCGGGCACCAGGGGCATTCTGACGCCGGTCGATCCGAGCTCGTATGCCTATGATCCCAAGCCCGTCATCATCGTCGGTCCATCCCGGTGGAATAACGGCCCCGACAGCACTGCCTCGCGGAGCTTGGTGGCCGATGGCAGCCAGGGGGCGACGAGCATCACGTTGGCCAACGCTGCGCAGTTGCGGGCCGGCGACATCGTCCTGCTCGACGAAGTCTCCGGCGCCTCATGGCAGGCAACGCCATCCGGCTTTCCGTCGAACGCCAAGGTTTGGCAAGGCGATCGCGTCGCCTGGAACATGCACAATCCGGTGCAGCCGGGCGACGACAATGGCGCGGCGAATGCATCGGGCCCCCATGATCAGACGCCCGGCGTGCTGCCGAAATCGATGTCGTGGTTCGCGCGGGTGGATCGGGCGACCTCGGAGATCAAGGAGATCGCGTCGGTTTCAGGAGCCACGGTGACGTTCACCTCGCCCCTGACGATCAGCTACCGCAGCAGCCACGACGCCCAGCTCACCCCCTACAGTACCGATCCCAACAGCGGCGGCCACGCCGCCAACAACCGTGACATCCATGTCGCCCATGTGGGCGTCGAGCATCTCAGCATTATCGGCGGCGCGGATGGAGCGCTGAGGTTCGAGACCGCCGCCTATTCATGGGCCAAAGGGATCGAAGTCACGCAGTGGCTCGGTGAGGGCGTGGCGATCAACAATTCGTTCCGGGTCGAGTTGCGCGATTCCTATATTCACGCCGGCTCATGGCCGCAGCCCGGCGGAGCCGGTTATGCGCTCAGCCTGGCCTGGGGCTCGTCGGAGGTCCTGATCGAGAACAACATCCTCGTCGACGTCTGCAAGACCATGGTGTTCCGCTCGTCCGGCGCCGGCAGCGTCGTCGGCTACAACTATGCCGACGATTCCTTCGATTTCGACAATCCCGGCTGGGTCGAGGTCGGGATCAACGCGTCGCATATGGCGGGCTCGCACCATGTCCTGTTCGAGGGCAACCTGTCCCATAACGCCGACAGCGACTTCACGCATGGCAACGCCATCTATCTGACCTTCTTCCGCAATCATCTGACAGGCCAGCGCCAGCGCTTCGTCGACCGTTCAGGCCTGCGGACCATCGGGCTTGCGTATGGATCCTGGTGGGATTCCTTCGTCGGCAATGTGTTGGGCCAATCCGGGCGCATGAGAGGCTGGAGCTATGATGATCCTTCGATGGCAGCCAACACGGCACGTTGGGGGCAGGGCGGATCGGGGAACATCTGGATGCTCGGCTATGATCCGGAGCGATGGACGATGGGGCCGGATCCGAAGACGTTGGCGACTTTGATCCGTGGGGGCAATTTCGATTATCTCACCAATACGGTTGTCTGGACTGAGGGCCTGCAGGCCCGGCCCTTGCCGGCGTCGTTGTACCTCACCGCCAAGCCGGCCTTCTTCGGCGATTTCTCCTGGCCCTGGGTCGATCCGGTCGGTGATCCCAAGCTGCATACGTTGCCGGCCAAGGCACGGCTCGATGCCGGGACACCGTTCGCTCCAGCGCCGGGCGCGGCACGCTAGGCCGCGGGGCCAGCGCACGAGGCACGCTCAAGAGCGAACACCGAGCCGCGGCTTCCACGTCGGGCGTGCCCGCGCGAAACCGGCCGAGCGCCCGCTTGCCGTTTGCCGGCTGGGCATCGTGAGCGGCGACCGCCGCCAATAGCGCGCGGCTTCGACGGCGACGAGCACGAACACGACCCAGGACACGTCGAAGGCGCGCAGCCAGAGCGTCTCGAGAAAGTTGTAGACCATGACGAACAAGGCGACGGACAGAAGGATCCATGCTCGCCTGTGGTCGTGATTCATCACGCGGCCGATGACGTGAACGGTGGTCGCGAGGAACGCCAGCAGAAGGGCGAGACCCACATAGCCGAGCTCCAGCATGGCGTCATAATAGCCGTTGTGCGAGTTCGGCATGGCTTTCACCCAGCCGGGCGCATCCGTGATGCTCGGCGCATCCGCGCCGACCAGCCAGAAGCTCTGATAGCCCCAGCCCAGCAGCGGCCGCTTTGCGATCTCCATTTCCGAGAAAGCCCATATCGTCGTGCGGCCGGTGAAGCTTGAATCGCCGGTCAGCAGATAGGCGATGCGGCTCGTGGGGAAGCCGGCGAGCTCGCCGAACACGACATAGCCCAGCACCAGGACCGCGAGGATCAGGACCGGCGCCAGCCGCAACGTCCTGGACACCGAGAGCGTCAGCAAAGCGAGGACGGGGGCCAGGAGGGCGAGGCCGAGCGCCGTCTTGGAGCTGGAGAGGAAGATCAGGACCACGGCCGCGATCGCGACGACGAGGCCAAGCGCACGCCGATAGCCGGGGTACAGCAGCTCGTGAACTGACAGCAGAAAGGCGATCGCGGCGAATTCGCCCAGCAGGTTCTTGCCAGAGAAATAGCCCTGGTAGCCGATGTCGACCAGCGCGGAGCCATATTGCGCGTAGGTCACATAGCCGCCGGGAATCAGCACGACATTGAGGATCACGCCCGTCGCCATGCAGAGGAAGACGCCGCGCAGGATGTCGGCGCGCGGATTCGACAACAAGGCCGGCAGCACGATGGCCGTGAGCACCATCGCCTCCTGCACGAAGCGGACGAAGGCGAATTCCGGCTTGAAGGCCCAGCCGATGCTGGCGCCGGCGAAAGCGAAATAGGCGCAGAGGCCAACGATGTTCGGCGGCGCGACGAGGCGGCTGCCGCGCGCCAGACGATGGGCCGCAACGATCATGGCGATGGCCGCGAGCGCCGGCCAGAAGATCCGGTTTTCGATGCGGCTTTCCAGCAGGCCTTGCAGCCCGGGCGACGGCGGAAAGCTGAAATAGATCAGCGGCTGAATGAGCGCGGAGTAGGCGAAGGCCAGGACAGGGAGCAGAGCGCAGATATCGAAGCTCTTCCCGTGAGCGCGCGCGGCAGCAACCGCCGTGAAGGTCATCGCTTGAACTCTGGGCATTCGCGCTCTGCTCAAAACTCGAAAACGGGCACGCCGCCGAAGGGGTGGCAGAATAATCATGGTCTGGATCCCGAATTAAATAAAGACATTTCACATGGCCGGGCGCGTATTGCTGCGGATCTGCCGGAAATCTGCTCTGTCATTCACAATTAAACCATATTAAATGGATCGGATCATTTAAAATTAAATGATGGTTTTGGGCTGCCGCCTTCAGGCAAAGCGGAGCTCTGCCGAGGCCCCCGCCACAGGGCATCCTCGTGCAGCAAGGCGGATTGAGGGAGAGCGGTCGATGCTGAGCACGCAGGAACTGCAAGAGGCCGGGCGCTCCGCCTACCGCGTGGACCGTGCCGGCGCAGGCCTCGGTTGGTCCGAGACGCCGATGGCCGAGTCTGTCGTTCCTGACGACCTGGCGCGCGATGTCTACTGCGTCCTCGGCGTGCCGGTCGACGCCATCGGCATGCGCGGTGTCTTGCGCCGCATCCGCGACGCCGCGCGGCGCAAGACACGCTTTCTCATTTCCACGCCCAATCTCAATTTCCTGGTGGCCAGCCAGTCCGACAGGAGCTTCAGGGAGTCGCTCATCCTGAGCGACCTCTGT is from Bradyrhizobium sp. ORS 285 and encodes:
- a CDS encoding glycosyltransferase, which translates into the protein MTPSRRYLLISPCRDEADYLRRTLDSVAAQSVPPALWIVVDDGSSDDTPQILDEYAQRLPYLRVVRRADRGGRKVGPGVIEAFYAGLDTVRLEDFDYVCKLDMDLDLPARYFELLMERMEADPRVGTTSGKPWFVHPQTGALQPEVCGDEMSVGMTKFYRVACFQEIGGFVRQVMWDGIDCHRCRMLGWIAESIDSEALRFIHLRPQGASHKGIWTGRLRKGFGQYFMGTSPLYHVAVAVYHLPAYPALIGSMAMLWGYFRSWLKGLPRYDDLEFRHFLRAYQRACLRLGKRAATARINAERAALWRATHPLTETS
- a CDS encoding glycosyl hydrolase family 28-related protein, with product MGVVNRTALRAAFLAALAISRPAGCRAEAAQPATSLQPASAVTLLPADRVAVWTPGLMSAGGIPNRTTIYRTLSPSGADDTAAIQAALYAAPIGQVVMLGPGTFILSEPLLINRPVTLRGSGAGTTRLVKPNGARARTSAVLAGTRGILTPVDPSSYAYDPKPVIIVGPSRWNNGPDSTASRSLVADGSQGATSITLANAAQLRAGDIVLLDEVSGASWQATPSGFPSNAKVWQGDRVAWNMHNPVQPGDDNGAANASGPHDQTPGVLPKSMSWFARVDRATSEIKEIASVSGATVTFTSPLTISYRSSHDAQLTPYSTDPNSGGHAANNRDIHVAHVGVEHLSIIGGADGALRFETAAYSWAKGIEVTQWLGEGVAINNSFRVELRDSYIHAGSWPQPGGAGYALSLAWGSSEVLIENNILVDVCKTMVFRSSGAGSVVGYNYADDSFDFDNPGWVEVGINASHMAGSHHVLFEGNLSHNADSDFTHGNAIYLTFFRNHLTGQRQRFVDRSGLRTIGLAYGSWWDSFVGNVLGQSGRMRGWSYDDPSMAANTARWGQGGSGNIWMLGYDPERWTMGPDPKTLATLIRGGNFDYLTNTVVWTEGLQARPLPASLYLTAKPAFFGDFSWPWVDPVGDPKLHTLPAKARLDAGTPFAPAPGAAR
- a CDS encoding O-antigen ligase; protein product: MPRVQAMTFTAVAAARAHGKSFDICALLPVLAFAYSALIQPLIYFSFPPSPGLQGLLESRIENRIFWPALAAIAMIVAAHRLARGSRLVAPPNIVGLCAYFAFAGASIGWAFKPEFAFVRFVQEAMVLTAIVLPALLSNPRADILRGVFLCMATGVILNVVLIPGGYVTYAQYGSALVDIGYQGYFSGKNLLGEFAAIAFLLSVHELLYPGYRRALGLVVAIAAVVLIFLSSSKTALGLALLAPVLALLTLSVSRTLRLAPVLILAVLVLGYVVFGELAGFPTSRIAYLLTGDSSFTGRTTIWAFSEMEIAKRPLLGWGYQSFWLVGADAPSITDAPGWVKAMPNSHNGYYDAMLELGYVGLALLLAFLATTVHVIGRVMNHDHRRAWILLSVALFVMVYNFLETLWLRAFDVSWVVFVLVAVEAARYWRRSPLTMPSRQTASGRSAGFARARPTWKPRLGVRS